The sequence ACGTGCAGAAGGCCTGGCCTCAACCATCTCTCCTGTCATGCCTAAACATGGGCCTTTGACATTCTGTAAATTGCAGGAAGACAGGTTGCTAGTAAAGTAGAGCTGTGGTTTCGCAGAAGGAGAATTAATCTCTGCTTGGTCATTTATCACATGCCACTATGCTATGTTGAGTATGTCTTTGGAAATATCACAGAATATCAGcgcaaaaagatttatttttagcaGAACGGGAAGAGCTGTCAGAGCAAGAGATTTTGTGcataatgacaatatttttttctttcttcatctGAAGTCAATCTATCAATACTAAGAAAACTTCTGTGCAACATTATGggcttttaatataatataatataatataatataatataatataatataatataatataatataatataatataatataatataatataatataattaatataatataatataatataatgggctatttaatatttatttatataatataatataatatatcaactattatatatattatatattataatatatatgtatatataatatataatgtcaaccttgccataaaaaaattaagttttcaaccaaaatagcaaaaccgtttctgcgtttttttgtgtaggcttgtattttagtgcttttaaaaatactcaaaaatatctgtcagtgttttcaaacaaatatatttaatttaccaaagtcacacaagtggcaatttcacatccgtcacatccataacagagagatgtcacatccataatgaagcttttccctcataaatgcaataatgtaaaatcaatcatgtttgttctatagtgatccAACTCGTATCCTTTTGATTAGCgtcgtttcttttgggttgtgcagtttaattcacagaatttctataaagtatgtaatatacagcaaacttgcagacttttttttgcCACATCCATAATGTACGTTTATTTCccccatttaaaatataaaaatgtttacagattgatgtttttctgctcccacaactagttgttttgaaaaatataaagagatatttcaatataatgttaacatatacttcctctgtcaatttatgttatgagattttactgcaaatgtcacatccataacgctggaattgcttatatatatatatatatatatatataaataaatatatatataaagagctacaaaatattatatttgtgcaatatacattagattagtcattactgaagccaaatctaaagcttatctaacaaaataacttacaataattgtccaaaaactagtacacccaaatttatttattgcagaaaaatattgaatacaaatttaaaaagaggaaaaatcaagagaagcaaaaaaaatttgaaaaatttagttgcaattttgtaggctgtaatttttgtttagcaatattttgcttgaatttatttgtattatctttcaatttctaaatatgtttggtgactaaaatattctaAGGAGTATacctatttaataaatctgttttgtttaaatgcaccaaaatacattgcctatattcactgagaaaaggataaaaatattcattttcaataattaaacattttgaataatataAAAGACAATTTATTTACTGCAGATAAACTCAAGATATTTAATCTAACTCAGTTTTTAGATCCAACCAGCAGAGGGAAGTACTAACCACGTCTGGAAGCAGAAACCTTGACAGGCTTGCTCCTTCATCAGGTCAAGATCAAACTCCACATCAGACTCATTCTGATGATAAGCAATAAAGCACACTCTAATATTGATTTGCTTTATAATTTAACATACATACGTGATATAAGGAGTAAATTAACATACAGTGGCAGCAATtgttaaaaacaatacaatagaaGAGTTTCTAATTCTAgaaaatgatgttttatttaatcTTCAGAAGTCATTCATTAGATTTCTTTTGTtcgttacattaatatatattgtgattattaaatattacgtCATCCTTTCGACAGAGCTGTGTGTTGGGCTTGTCTCCGTGTAAATAAGATGTGCTGTGTGCGTTGCTGTACCGACTCAACTCCGTGGATTCTCGGAATCATCGTCAAGCACAGCTCAGTGTGCAGTGTTTTCATCTAAGCTCCGCCCCGCGGAAGAACACAAGTAGTTCCCTGTATAACTCGTCTTTATTAAACAAGCTCGCCTCTTAATGCGTTTTTCTTTATCTCTATATTCATGTCGATTTATGCTCTCACATGTCAATCAGTTATGCgtttataaaataactaataagaGACGCTGGCGTTGTGTTCGTCATTCTACGCCGTGAGCGTTTGGCGGGAACGGCGCATGGATATCAATACCATATCAATACCAGGGAGGGGAATAACAATCCGTTGTATTAAAACCCGCGGGAGCAGCTGTTCGAAATCTTGCAGTAAATGACAAGCAGCCGCACGGGTGCTGCAGAAGTGCGCAGGTTCAGCGGCGCGACCCACTCCCACTTTTGGACTTACTTTCACTTGATAGTTCACACTCACGCTGTCATCTGACCATATTGTCAGTTTTCATTCAGCTTTTACCACGGCTACGGTGAGTGCTCTGTTTATTTACCTACTTGTATCTGGCGGTTCAGATAAGTTTACGCGACTTGTCTGACGCATCATTAGTAAATCCAGGAGACGATTGCTTGAAGTTTTGTTTGGGATGATTAGTCACTATTTGTGTTAACATTTAAAAGGGCGAGACTTTAACCATGCTGTTTTCTTCACAGGCACTCATCATGCCGCTGAATTCAAGTAACGTTATGGCGTGTAAAAATTATGATTACGACTACGATTCCTACCAGCCCTATTTCTATTTTGACGACGAGGATTTCTATAACCATCAGCACGGACAGCCACCGGCGCCCAGTGAGGATATATGGAAGAAATTTGAACTGCTGCCCACCCCTCCGCTCTCCCCGAGCCGGCGACCCTCTCTGTCAGACCCCTTCCCGTCCACAGCCGACAAGCTCGAGATGGTGTCGGAGTTTCTGGGGGACGATGTGGTCAACCACAGCATTATTTGTGACGCGGACTACTCCCAGTCGTTTCTGAAATCGATTATCATCCAGGACTGTATGTGGAGCGGTTTCTCCGCAGCGGCTAAGCTGGAGAAGGTGGTGTCGGAGAGATTAGCGTCGCTCCAGGCGGCGAGGAAGGAGTCCTCCAGGACGGAGTCCGCGGAGGGCTGTCGGTCTGTCGGCTACCTCCAGGACATGAGCACCCCTGCCTCCCAGTGTATTGACCCGTCAGTGGTGTTTCCCTTTCCGCTGACAGACAGCACAAAGCCGTGCAAACCCGCGCCCACGCCGGCTCCCACAACACTTCCACTGGATACTCCGCCAAACAGTGggagtagcagcagcagcagtgacAGCGAATCCGGTGAGTGTTATTTAACTGTGATTAAAACTATCAACTTGGTGGTTCAGATTGTATTTGTATAGTTTTTAATGTATGATACATAATTGCCATTTTACTCATGAAGTTGGTGGCGGTTAAAGCGTTAATTCATGACTGCAGCGTGAGGGGACGCTCCCGCCCACTGCACTTTCTTCTACGCTAGGTTGTCAAATTGACgcattttttgcttttaaaccCTAACAGATgacgaagatgatgatgatgacgacgaagAGGAGGAAGAAATCGACGTGGTCACGGTGGAAAAGAGAAAGTCTGTGAAAAGGTCTGACGCGAACGCAACGCATCAAAGCCCGGTCGTCCTCAAGCGGTGTCACGTTAACATTCACCAACACAACTACGCCGCCCATCCGTCCACGCGGAACGAGCAGCCTGCAGTCAAGCGGATTAAATTCGAGAGCCACATCAGGGTGTTTAAACAAATTAGCCATAACCGAAAATGCGCGAGTCCCAGGACGTCGGACTCTGAGGATAACGATAAGCGGAGGACTCATAACGTGCTCGAGCGGCAGCGGCGGAACGAGCTCAAACTGAGCTTCTTCGCGCTGAGGGACGTCATTCCTGACGTGGCGAACAACGAGAAAGCGGCCAAAGTAGTGATCCTGAAGAAGGCGACGGAGTGCATAGCGAGCATGCAGGAGGATGAACAAAGACTGATCTCACTTAAGGAGCAGTTGAGGAGGAAATGTGAACATTTAAAACAGAGACTCGAGCAGTTGAGCAGTTCTTAAGCTGCTTGGACTTAATTTATGAACTTGTTTTATGCATCCTTGTATGGTTATGCCATGAGTCGATACAAGGTCTGGCGAGGGTGTGGCAAAGTAATGAACAATCTTACATTGATTTATACAATTCACACTGCCTCAATTTGAACAGGATAGaggttgaatttatttgtatttaattttatttttaagtaataaCATGGTCTATGGTTCCATTTTACTGTTGGccttaacttaatgtttttttttgtaagttttgtACATAATGCACATATGTATTCAAGATTCTGTTGATTTCTTAAATGTGTTTCTCTATAAAATTGTGTTTTGACTAATGCTGTCTTCATTGTGGACTCCTTTCTTTTGCTTTTTCCTGTCATCATGATGACCCCCTTCAAAGTCTTCGATTAGGTTATCCATTAAGACCACCACCCACTGAGGTAATGCTTAATTGATGTGATGGATTACAGCGTACATAAGACTTTGTTTTGCTCTACATTTATCTTGGCAACACCATCATCTGTTTGTCAACTTGGAGTGACTGATGCTTGAGTTACACCATTATAAGCATCAAAGCTTTTGCCTTTAATTCACTTGAGGTGAATCGCACTTATACGTATTGATATTGTTGTCATCAGCTGTGGCTCAAACTCAGCTTTGAGATCCACAGTGAGTGGAGTTTTGGCTAACTGCATAATCTATCTGAAAATAGAGATGATTTAATGCTTCTCTTCATCTTTCCCAAAATACATAATCTTTCATAGTATTTTGGTGTACCTGCTGGACAAAAAGATGTCTCCTTCCCTTCAGTGCAGCAGTTTTGAAGACCAGGCTGCAATGTGAAATCCCAGAGGGAAACCAGCTCAGTCTTGGCCTCGCCTTCAACTCACACGTGTTAAATTTGTGTTGTTTAGTAGAATGCAGTGGATTTCTCCCTTTCACAACCGGTTTAAAACTTCAATGTGATTAAGTCCTGTTATCTGGGTGTCAGATACTCCTATTTAGTGTATGTCAAAATCAAATACATGTAATGTTTACATATAAAGCACACATACGTTTGTCAGGCATTCCTAAATTAGTTTCCTACACATGTGGAGCATAAACATCtaacataaacaagtaaacaGGCCTACTGTCATGTCATTTGAGGATCTGCCATTGCACAAGACAGCTTGCATGGAGGTATTCTCATTCTGCATACCAAAATGATTTCtaacaaatatattattagaGCAACACTCATTatggtaaataaatgtttttatgacCTACCCTGCATCTACTTAGAGCAATAATCCAAGAAATGTGCTAAGGAGCCAAATGAATGGCTTAAGATACTGTGCTTTCTGTCAGTGACAGGTTGTCAGACAAGATGAAAGTTTTAGTGTCAGTCATTATTGTGTTGTTTACGTTTAATATTACCACGATAATGAAACTAAATGGACAATGTGTGATTTATATATAAGCACTACCAGTtagtttaaaattgtttttatttttttttgtaattaaagttGAAGTTGTCGCACGGTGACGTCAAGCCCTGATCTGACTCTATGCAAAGTGCCCACGATGCGCGTGCTGCTGTGAGCACATGGAGGAGAGAGGACGTTCACTTAGCAGCCTGGCTAATGTAGCCCGTGGCTCGCAAAATATTACGAAATTAACAACATTTTTCACCTGGAAAGTGAACTGACTTGCCTGGGGCGTCCAAAAATGGTAAGATTGTATTTCCGTTGTCACGTTTGAGATGTATCCTGTTGTTGTGAAACAAAATCTTAGCTTTAGCAAAACAATGTGCTCATGATTTGTGCCACAGGTGTAAAGATTTAATTCTGCTTCTGCAGTAATAAGTGTGAAATGATTCGTGAAACTATTCAGTTTAAATCATTGTTGATGTTTGTCGTGACCATTTAGTTATATAATTGTACATTAATTTGAGCTTTGAACGTTGCACGTTTATGAGCTGTGATTTATTGTTCTGATTTGTCATAGCTTTGGCTCGTGATTTAACGCTACAAAACATGAAACGTTTTGTTAATACAAATCTCGATGTGAttattgaggtgaagttggttttatattcgcacctTTGTTCAGTGGCAACTTGTGACAAGctcactatattgtttaccatggttctttgaatattcggtctgaaatcacatgcaagtattcAGACTACAAAACAGCATTAGCACTATATTCGATTGTGAATATAGTTCCAGCACCAATATGAGTCCACCATTTAGACACTAAAGAATGCttttctgaaattaaattaaggagaaaatccaaatgtgtgaatataaaccaactttacctcaatgatgTGAGTCATCATTGTAACAGTTTTGGTGTTTGTCCATCGAAAACATTGCAGACTTCATATGGAGTTTGTTTAAAGCTGTCTTCTAGGACTGGTTATAAATGATACTAACGTTGCGGTGCACTCagatttttatatttcataagaAGAAACATAATTTTGCCTCAGTTATAAGTGGTTATCCTAATTGGaagcttttttttgcttttgtgtaATACTTGTATTTTACGCACGATAGTTTTTTAATGCAAGTCAAGTAGGTTCATTGAGAATTCTATGATATGAAAAATTTAAAAGACATTTCCAGACATGTGTAACATAAAGTGTTGTCAGGTTTGATGATTTATTCTTAATTTGAAGACCTTGTCATTGTCACTGTAAGCGGTGCCTGTCATACCTCAGTAAAGTGTGTTGACAGAGTTCATAAATAATTTTTCGGAGCCTCTCAGTCTATCATTCGGTTTAGGATTCCCCTGTAAGAGATTTACAATTTGGAGGCTTGTCGTGGTCTACCTATTACTTCTGTAGGGGATTGAATAAGAAGATGGCCCATGAAGATTTCCTGCttattatcaaactattttaataattataaactcTTTTAATGTATAGAAAGTTATTCTTACAACCTTTTACAATTCATTTATtgaacatattttgtcctttatttgcTGGTATTCTTCACTGTCtataaaaaacaagaattgtcTTCAAGGCATTGTTAATTTGTGTACAATTTTAGGAGTTTCCCTGTGAAGTCTTGCATACTATTACGaacagcaggtgttgaggatggcATATAAAATACTAGGAGACAGCACACACCCCTTGAGCAGATATTTTGAGTGGATGCCCCTTGGGCCCCTTGACGTCAAAGGACAATAAGATGTTCCACAAATCGTTATGaatttacttttgtgcctgaagcaatttggttatgtaataaatgtagttagTCTATggattattattagttattattatctattattattattgaattctttagttttttcagttttttttgtttctgtacttgatgttaagtgttggtgtttattgtgttaagtgtGTCATTTTTGTAatgaagcaccaccatgtcagaatgaattgccccaaggggattaataaagtcttaaactaaactaaactatttcataactgtaacgaggcaaatcaatcataacttaatgttaaaacagctgtcataccATTATCAATAGTGGCTCCTTTTGGTTTTTTGGAAGCTattgaaatttaaaaattaaaacaggaaatgcattgggaccattgtttttgtttacattcctcaaaatggtttataatactaataatacagaGAAATACCTAGTGTTGATTATTCTCACCCTCATGTTATGACCATTAGCTGGATGTCTCATGTCGTCACACAAAGTGCAACTTCAGGATTTGAAAGCTGTCATCTCATTGGTGGATTTCTACAGGACTTTTGGGCGGTGTGTTGCATTCTTTACCTGGAAACAAAGTTCTTGTAATGCCAAACCCAAAACAAAGTCTTTGTGAGATGGCAAACCGATTGATGGAAGAAGAACGGTGTCGTGTTTACTGTTGAGACAATGAGTGCTTCATCAGGATCAGTTAAAGGCTGGCTTTTCaaaagtttgtgtgcatggaCTTTGTTGACTGAAAACGACTTTCTTGTATGGTTGATTGATTGTTGCGCACTGGTCTGTCATGCCCACAAAACATGAGGGTGAACAAAACAAACCATGATTGTTGCTTTACATGTCAGTCAGGTGCCCTCATGTTATGGCCTGTCTTGGACTAATGAAAGCTGCGATGGAGTCCAGACCTTCTGAAGAACACGAGTCTTCAATTAAGTGTTGATTGAGATTGATTACATGGGGAAAAAGCAGCTCAAGCACTCCAATGGCCCGTTTCcaactgagtggtacggttcggtttggtacgcttttatggccgtttccactgtcaaaaggcgcactgtaccgtaccacttttccggcaccctttcaaaagggtaccaaacacgagaaagggtaccaaaaggcggagctagcagagctgaacgctattggtttacagagttTCGTCATtggcttgcgcaacaagccagaatgaaaacaaaaaacccgctaTGTTTGAAATaaacagcgagagattatagcggaattctatatacatataataacgagccatggtcgatccgggctcaaacaaaccttgttgtcgtcttgatgaacagccacaaaaccatggggtagagcagaatctaccctgtgccttgtagtttttttatgaggcagtctgaagtgcgagcggtttcgctttcttccttgcgttcgccgcgcgtctatatctgaaataccaaacttcttgagctgctgataataacgtgcgcttgattactgacgtgcttttgaaacccctCTCGCGtctgtcagtgtctgacaggatcggaagcgcgaaaaagcaaaggagaagccggaaaaaatggagcacattatttttcagcaaacatgaataaaatgccatgtataactattatcttcatcttttggactaatatgaactcagaatgatggaattactgtctaacagaggctacatgtgctgctaaagattacagacacagatgagaggtttacactgactgtaggctatattttgtgttgtttttgaagcttAATACGGACAAAatatatgctgtgtgtagttcttctgtagttggtaacatatcggagactgtaagggtctgtatgtgtttatatgttcatttattttttttaaatataattacagacgttacagtaggctatttcgcactgtcattgatctgcagttataatcaactcatgttcatagaaaagttagtaataaacatttaaacacaagtatttatgtgtataaagcatctgttttgtgagaagagcttctcatatgatatgtgagcgacccgtacagcttaattgtagacaattcctcaagcgagaatgacgtcgactgaaactttctgtcatacaccacgtccaccaaaagggtacccttggtggtggaaacgcaagcctgataaaggtgactcgTACCGACCcaaaccgtaccagtcagtggaaacgagccacaaGATATTAGCTTGTGTTCTGCAAAAGATAgaagtttggaatgacatgacacttttttctttttcaggatgCAATTCCATTGGTCCTGTAGGTCTGCTGACTCTTTCAATGCATCTCATCACCCTTGCAGGTGCATCATACAAATTAATTACTTTTCAAAGCTGTTCCTTCGCTTTAACATGTCCCCCGAGAGTAGACTTGACTCAATCACAGAGCTTGGATTTCAGTCAGTTACGTTGCAGTTGAACGGTCATTGTGATTGAGTGCTCCATGCAAGGGCTTCTTTTTCAATGCAACTTAAATTTCCCGTTTAGGAGGATATCTGTAGCATACTACCTGCTGCCACAGGTCATCTGTGTTGACCTCAGGTCTAGTGCATGACCATATACGCAGGGAAGGTCTAAAATACACCACACCCTCAAGACTGTTGACATATCATTTGTCTCCCATATAAAGTATACTGCTGACTTCATTATTCAGTGGTCATGAAGCATGGATTCAAATGCACCTGGGGAGATGTAGCAGCTGGTGGAGCATGCAGAAATGATTGCTCCAGCAACATGGCTGAATTGGTTTTGATTAGATGAGCACGAATGTTGATCTGAATGCGCGGGATGGCACTTTGTTGAAGTTAATGATCCAGAAACAGAGCTGGCTGGTTCGTCTCCCATATGGGAGCCCAAGTTAGTGtttacagttgggtttagggcagtGGTCCCAACCTTTCTATCACTGTGGACCGGTCAaagcttgacaattttactgcgGTCGGGGGGTCGTGTACGCAGATTAGGGTTGagttgatagacgatgccatcaccGATggtcgatagacatcacgatgctgagccagcattgcgatcctccaccccgcccccgtcgcagcagcaacccactcgcgaaaaatacacacttgacattttaaaacgaaaacaatccatgtccacactgacgtttcatctagcattCCTAAAAACAtctgtccacactatactgctgaaaatgcacatcatgtgaccacacacacactctggcatgtgctgcagcatatgcgcacatctgagctccaggcagtcagcgggtgctttgagcacaaaaccccataGAGCAGTAcatgtcagacagtttatcaaggacgtatcgctggatcgcgtctcattacagttgttaaatgtgatatttaattaatcttgtctctatctaacgactcttcggtctttgaATCTATCTGGTAActtgtcacagcgtcagtacactatTTCAGTagtttcacgcttgtacttagtaattttagcagaAACCTCAGATAcggttggttgtgcaccttttttaccaaccaagtttgtcgacgctattataacgacacagatcactctgcctatgcatgccagagtcccgcagaaaaagtgattgaccggtggtaatttgtgtgtaacttatttttatttatttatgatttgctcatggctaaaacaaagaccatgcgggtcaggttgTTTAAATGGTAgataatttgttatgaattaattaattgttcataattaattcaccattgcctacgatgacgatgccatcctccatcgcgatgtttcacattagacattgtacgatgccaaattggtcgacatcgcccaaccttaACGTAGATTGTTATCAATCGATttaccatcaaccgttttctcagatgatgacaagctgacaaaacatttctgcaactctgatacaagttttatttattgggaaaattaaaaagcactgcagtgtttgtctgagatagtctacaaaaatgtgtatattacatacaaaatatgaagctgattggtcagttcttgacACGTGACTCAAGGTGCGCTCGCAGcattctgaagatgttttcaCATGCATTCACCTAGGAGGCGCGAACATGTTGCGCcactggagattgcaaatgacagcggccgttcacatattgcatcatTTCCgtacgcaagtttgttattttcaaAGGAGCCACGATAACACGTGATATGTGAACGGTTGCTGTCATGtctgatctccagcagttgattttCTTCTTGCACCAACATGCTTGATTCACCTGAATGTTGACAAATGGGCTGCAAATCCtatccttggcagtttgtgggtccttcactgggcattTTCCACTTctcaaagaaactttccaaagacgtctgtttcttactcattttgcttcttgtgggttaaattttgccGCTTAAGTGACCtgatttttctaaattaaaaatttttcagaaataattaatgatgtcTTATGCAGCCTGGTATTAATTGATTCACGGACCAGTACCTGTCCGCAGCCCagaggttggggaccactggtttAGGGCATCACCTTTCTACCAGATCCCGTTATATAGCCTTGTAAATGGATTTCCTGCTGTTGAATGGACATCGtcatattgaattttttttttaatgagctgAAACCCAGACCTTGCCTGGCAATAGTTGGTACTGAATTCAGACTGAATAGCGTCACGATTAGGTAAAGAAAGCTAATAAATAAGATGTAATGTATGAATAATATTGTAGATAAATATATGAGAGcctaatgacttctattaaatgACGCATCATATAATTATTAAGGAAAGATGTTTGTTGACTCATGGATTGAATATGCCCAAaggattaaaatatataaaaatgaaaggtTTTATTTTATAAGGTAAAAGATAAagatttgctgttcatttactcacattcagGCCATCCAGGATGTAGGTGACTTTATTTACTTCAGTTGAACAATATAACTGACGTTTTATCAGAAAGCAGACGTCTATTGTGACATCATAATGGAAACCTCTGTTGTGAAGGTCAGGCTGCGGTTAAGTTGATCACTCAGCCATAGGCTGAACTCATGTTCTCTTCATTTACATAACCAGAGACTGCGCATTTGTCTCAAAAACAAATCCCAGAGAAATCTTTATTTAAACTCTGTGCCCCTGCGGAGTGAATGAGTTGTAATTGTCTGTTGCGGACGGCCCAGTTTTTGGCTCTTAGCACTGAGTATTTAAAAGATGAGTGTGAGGCTGACATGGTGCTAATGTCACTGAGTCTCATCCTGTCCTCACACTGGGGTTCATTCGGGGCACTGGCAGCTTCCCAGATACTGAGAGAAGCagctctgctctctctctctctttctgtctctattACTGCAGCATCCAGTGGCTCTTTAgggaatgatatgaaacataatCTTCAGTAGCAGCTTCCATAAGAGGTTGCGATATTTGTCCAAGTACTCAGCTGTTATGTTACGTGGTTTGTAAAAGATGTCAGAGACCCGAGCTGTGCTATCCTATTGCTCTTGCTCAACTGTCACCTAGTTCTGTGGTTCTCAGGTGAAAGTCATGATCTAAAAACGATCTGTCTGAGGGCAGAGAAACACAAACTATTGAAAGTCTATTCATCCAAGCCGCCTCTGATGTTTCAAAACTATTATGAATATGAGGTTTGAA is a genomic window of Danio aesculapii chromosome 2, fDanAes4.1, whole genome shotgun sequence containing:
- the mycb gene encoding transcriptional regulator Myc-B; the encoded protein is MPLNSSNVMACKNYDYDYDSYQPYFYFDDEDFYNHQHGQPPAPSEDIWKKFELLPTPPLSPSRRPSLSDPFPSTADKLEMVSEFLGDDVVNHSIICDADYSQSFLKSIIIQDCMWSGFSAAAKLEKVVSERLASLQAARKESSRTESAEGCRSVGYLQDMSTPASQCIDPSVVFPFPLTDSTKPCKPAPTPAPTTLPLDTPPNSGSSSSSSDSESDDEDDDDDDEEEEEIDVVTVEKRKSVKRSDANATHQSPVVLKRCHVNIHQHNYAAHPSTRNEQPAVKRIKFESHIRVFKQISHNRKCASPRTSDSEDNDKRRTHNVLERQRRNELKLSFFALRDVIPDVANNEKAAKVVILKKATECIASMQEDEQRLISLKEQLRRKCEHLKQRLEQLSSS